Part of the Desulfurobacteriaceae bacterium genome, CAAACTCGTGTCTTCTTCTACCTTCAAAGTCAAAAGGTCTAGTAACAACACCAACAGTTAAAATTCCCATATCTTTTGCAATCTTTGCAACGATCGGAGCAGCTCCTGTTCCCGTTCCTCCTCCCATACCAGCGGTAATAAAGACCATATCGGAACCTTCAAGAACTTCTCTAATCTTTGGTTCATCTTCAAGTGCGGCTTGTTCTCCAATTTCCGGTTTCCCTCCTGCTCCAAGTCCCTTGGTAAGTTTTTCACCTATTTGAACTTTTAGAGGAATTGGAAGCTTTGCAAGAACTTGGGCATCAGTGTTTATAGCAATAAATTCAACACCTTCTATTCCCTTTTCAAGCATTCTCGCAACAGCGTTTCCACCACCTCCACCAACTCCAATTACTTTTATCACTGGTCCTTGAAAAGTATCATCGGCTATATCAAACATAGTTCCTCCTTGATTTTCAAATTTTCATATTTGGTATTCTACCTTAAAATTTAAGATAGTTAAGAGTTAAGTGAGGTGAAAAATGAAAGCTTTTCTTGTAGATATAGGGAAAGGAACACAGGACATTCTTTACGCCGATTCAACAATTAACCCAGAAAACTGGATAAAAGCTATTCTACCGTCACCAACGAGAATACTTGCGGAAAGAATAAAGAAAATGGAAGAGGATGTATTTATCGATGGCTATGTTATGGGGGGAGGTCCTGTTAAAAAAGCTATTTTAGAACATCTTGCCAAAGGTTTTAAGGTCTTTATTTCAGAAAGTGCAGCAAAGACTATCAAGGATGATTTAAATAGAGTAAAAGAACTTGGAGTAGAAATCATTAGTAGAATGGAAAAATCCAACCTAATTTTTTCAGACCTAATGTTTGATCTTTGGAAAAAGATTATAAATCTTGTAGGAGAAGAATTCTCTCCAGAGATAGTAGGTATAGCTTGCCAGGATCATGGGTTTATAGAAGGACAGAGTGATAGGATAACAAGATTTTCCTACTTTAGAGAAAGACTTAAAGAGACTCAAGACCCTTACGAGTTCTTTTTCTTACGTAAGACAGGTTTCTTTTCAAGGTTTGACTCTGTAATAGAACAGCTGAAGATGAAAGGTTTGAAAGGCTTCGTTATGGACAGCAAAATTGCTTCTATCTGTGGAATCTTAAGTTATGCAGAAGAAATGGGCATAGATGAGTTTATAGGACTTGATATTGGAAATGGTCATACATTGGGAGTTTCGATGAAGGAAGGAAAAATAAGAGGACTTTTTGAACATCACACTAGATATCTTACGAAAGAAAAGCTTAAAGGACTTGTAAAGAGACTCTCTGAAGGAACCCTAACTTTTGAAGAAGTCTTTAATGATAATGGGCACGGTGCTGTCGTGTTGGGAAAGATAAACCCTCAAAAAATCTTTATTGCTGGTCCCAACAGGAAACTTTTTAAAGAGTTCGGAGAGTATGCTTACCCTGGAGGAGATGTAATGATTACAGGATGTATTGGTCTTTATGAAGTGGCAAAAAGATTAATGAACTTATGCTAAAGACTTTTCTATTTTTTCAAATAGTTTTTCTTTTACTTCTTCTAAGCTCCCTCTAAATTCAAACCCTGCAGCCATTTTGTGTCCGCCCCCTCCCATCTCTTTAGCGATTTGTGCAACATCTACACGGCCTTTAGAACGCATAGAAACTTTCCAAAGGTTTTCTTCCATTTCCTTGAAAAATATTGCTACTTCTACTCCCATTATAGAACGTGGATAGTTTATGAACCCTTCAGACTCTTCAAGAACTGCACAGGCTTCCTTTAGAAAGTTTTTAAATAAGGTTATGTGAGCGACTTTTCCTCCAGCAGCAAACTCTAAGGTTTCAAGAACAAGCTTTAAAAGTTTAAACCTACTAAGCCTATTCCTTTCAAAAAGGTTTTTAGTTATAAAGTAGGGGTCTATTCCCTTTTTTATGAGTTCTGCTGCTATTACATGAGTACGTGGCGAAGTGTTGCTATAACTGAATCCTCCCGTATCTGTAAAGATTCCTGTATAAAGGGGAAGGGCTACAGGATATTCTATAAGGCTGAAGTCCATAAGTTTCATTATCTCATAGGATAACTCACAAGTGCTGGAAATTTCCGGTTCAACTATAGAGTAATCAGCAAAATCCTCTGCAGTAATGTGATGGTCTATAACTATTGATTTTTTAGAAGGTATTACATCAAAGCCTGTTCTTTTGAAATCAGAAACGTCAGTAATTATTACCCAATCAAACTCCTCTTTTATTTCGTCAATGACATTTATTTCTTCTATTCCAGGAAGAAAGTCAAAGTTAAAAGGAGGAGAGTCTTTGTATATTATTTTCACATTTTTACCTAAACGCTTTAAAAAGTTATACCAAGCAAGAGAACTTCCTATTGCATCTCCATCAGGATTTTTATGGGTTGTTATTAAAATCTTTCCTTCAAGACTTCTTAAAAGTTTTGCCATTTCTTCTCTTGAAAGTCTCATAAAAACACCTCTGGGGCTACTACAAATTCAGGTCTTGGAACAACTCTTATTTTTAATCTTTTGCCAAGCAAGTGGTGAATAAAACCGGTAGCTTTGTTAAGCGTTTCCACTGCTAAAGCAGCATCTTCTCTCTTTAAGGAAGAAATAAAAACGGTAGCTTTACTTCCATCCTTTGAAATGTGAACATCGTGAACAGTGATAAACAAGTTTTCCGGCAAATCAATTTCTGTCCTTATTATCTCCGAAAGTTCTCTTATCAAAAGAGAACGAAGTCTCTCTCTTCTCCTTTCTCTCATTACTCTCCACTCACAGTTAAAGATTTGACCATTACAGATGGAGAACAAACGTTACCAATCCATCTTTGGTCTCTGCCAACTTCGGTAATTCCAGATAGTAGTTCCTTAATATTTCCAGCAACGGTCATACCGGTAACAGGCTGAACTAACTTTCCGTCCTTAAAATATATCCCACTTATACCTATTGAGAACTCTCCAGAAATAGGATTAATAGTATGAATACCCATAGCATCGGTTATTAGTAAAACCTCTTCTGGGGTCTTTATCAGTTCTTCAAGTCCTAAAGCTCCCTTTTCTACTACAAGATTTGTAATTTCTGCCTGTGGTAAAGAAGCTAAAGAACTTCTCATTCCGTTTCCTGTAGGTTTAAGTCCGAGTTTTTTTGCTGAATACGTGTCAAGTAAGAAGTTCTTGAGAACGCCTCTTTCTATGATAGCTTTTCTCTTGGTTGCTACACCTTCATCATCAAAAGGAATAGTTCCCATTCCATCTTTTAAGGTAGGGTCATCGTATAAATTTAGAACGTGACTTGAAACTTCCATACCAAGCTTTTCAGCAAAGAGGGATTTTTTTCTTAAAACATTGTTTCCAAGAAAAACGGGAGATAAAGCCTCTATTATTTCGGCAAAAACAGTATTTTTAAAGATAACAGTTAACTTTTTGGTTTCTAAAGGTTTTGCTCCAAGAAGTTGTAACGCGCTTTCACAAGCTCTCTTAGCAACAAGATCAGCGTCAAGATCACTAAAATATCTTTTAACATCAAAATCCCATCCCATCTGGGATTCACCATTTTCTTCCGCAGCTAAAAGAACGCTTAAGAAGAAATTTGAAGTTGTATAGCTAAAACTCTGACCGTTGGAGTTTAAGTAGTAAACGTTGGAAATGGAATCTCTGTATGCAGCCTTTCTCACCCTCTTTATTCTACTGTCAAAGGAATAGACATTTGATTCTAGTTCTAACGCAAGTTCCACCTTTTTATTAGTGGGAATAGAATGAAAGTTTTCATCATAAAGAGGGAAGTCCAAAGAGTTATTACTCGGCATGGAAAAGACGTATTCATCTTGGGATGAAAACTTAGCATTTTCTCTCGCACACTCAATAGCTATTCTTATACCCTCGTCAGAAATATCTGTTGTGTAGGCAAAACCAAGCCTTCCGTCCACGACAGCCCTAATTGCAATACCGCTTTTTACAGGTATTTTTATCCTTTCGACTTCGCCTCTTTTTACTTCTATAGATGATCCCCAAGATTCAACAGCATAGATATCGAAGTTATCAACATCTTGTTTTTTTAAAATACCGGCTGCCTTCTCCATAAACTCTACCATTTTGCCTCCTATAAGGAAGAGGAAAAATACCTTTTAACTTCCAACTGCTTACCGCAACTTTTCTTTCCTTCTGTACAGTATCCCAGAAAATAGCAGTTGGGACCAACTTTATTAAAAACAGAAGGTACCTCTTTCCTCAAAATTTTAAGCATTAAAATTGCCATTTTTCTTATTTCCCACTGGGCCCTATTGCAAGTTCTAAGCCTTAAGAAGTGAACAAGCTCTTCTCCATTCATAGTAAACAGAATTCGTGTAGTACAAGCATTTGGAAGGACAAATCTTGCATCTTCCCTAGGTATTTCTTTACTAACAAGTTCTTCGTAAAAAGAACCTATAGTTTCCATCAATTTATGGTACTTATCTTCCTCTTTTTTACCTTTTATTGAATCTGGAACAACGTATGGAAAATTTTTCATAGCAACGTATCTTTGGGATTGCTGGCTGTAAGAAGCAGGTCTGTGTCTTACAAGTTGGTGAGAACAGGCTCTAGAAATACCTTCTATCAAGAAAGTAAAGTATGAATGCCTCAAGAAAGCTTTTTCATCTTTCAAAGGAGGAAGATTCTTAGAAACCAAAAGAACTTTCAATTTTCTCCCCTTTTAGGCTTTTAGAACAGACTCAACAATCGACTTAAACATTCTAAAACCATCTACACTTCCTAGGATTTCTTCAGAAGATCTTTCTGGGTGTGGCATTAAACCAAAAACGTTTCCTCTCTTGTTGCATATCCCTGCAATGTTATTAAGAGAACCGTTTGGATTAAATTTTTCATTAACTTCACCATTTTCACTACAATACCTAAGAACTACCTGACCATTTGCTTCAAGTTCTTTTAGCGTTTCTTCATCGCAAGTATAGTTTCCTTCTGCGTGGGCAATAGGAATTCTTATAACTTCTCCTTTATCGTAAAGTTTAGTAAACGGAATATTATTGTTTTCTACCCTTAAGTAGACAAACTCACATATAAATGAAAGGGTTTTGTTGGGGAGCATAGCTCCCGTAAGTAATCCAGATTCAAGGAGTATTTGAAAGCCATTGCATATCCCCATAACGAGTCCGCCTTTCTCGGCAAACTCGCAGATACTTTCAGTGATTGGAGATAGTTTTGCCATCGCCCCGGCTCTTAAATAGTCACCGTAGGAAAAACCTCCAGGTACAATAACACAGTCAACTCCTGTTAAATCTCTTTCTTTATGCCAAAGGTACTTAACATCAAAACCCAAGACTTTCTCTATAACCCAACCTACATCCTTTTCACAGTTACTTCCAGGGTAAACAGGAATTCCAAATTTCATTACTTCACCTCTTCAATCTCAAATGTATATTCCTCAATAACAGGATTTACCAAGAACTTCTTTGCCATTTCTGCAAGTTCTTGCTTTACTTCATCAACGGAGTCCGCTTCTATTGTCATGGTAACGTACTTACCTACCTTCACATCTTTTACCTTTGTAAATCCTAAAGAATGGGCAGCTTTTTCTACTGCCACTCCTTGGGGATCAAGAACACCTGCTCTGTAAGTAATGAACACCTTTACAAAGTAGTTTGCCATTTCTCACCTCTTTGTTGCATAATCTACGTGTGGAAATTTTAGCAAAAGGGGAATCTATGCAGTGTAAAGAAACCTGTCCCTTGATTAAACTCTATTTTGTAACAATCATTTCAATGGCAATTTCTGTAAGATTTTTTAAAGTATATACTTCTTTCGTAGCATTTTTCTTAATGGTAATTGTTCCAATAGTCTTCTTTAAGAAAGATCTAAAAAGTATAGGATACAGGAATTTCACTAAGGGTTTCTTTTGGGGAGTAGTATCTCTATTAGTTCTTTCTCCTTTAGTTTTTATCTGTTCAGCGATAAGTAAAAACATTTATTTAGGAGAAGTGGTCAACTCATTTATAGCTTACTTACCGATGGTTATTGCCGAAGAAACATTCTTTAGAGGATACTTTTATTCACAAATAGAAAATGAGACTCTAATTGGTCCTATCTCAAAGGTTAATCTCATTTCAAGTTTCCTATTTACTAGTGCTTGTGTTTGGATTTATTACGATCCAGCCAAATTTTTAGCATTCTTTCCTTCCCTTGCAATGGGATACTTATACGAAAAAAGCTCTTCTATTTTGGCACCGATCATTTTTCATTTAGGGATTAATTTCATCTATACACTTTTTCCAT contains:
- a CDS encoding DUF1786 domain-containing protein, coding for MKAFLVDIGKGTQDILYADSTINPENWIKAILPSPTRILAERIKKMEEDVFIDGYVMGGGPVKKAILEHLAKGFKVFISESAAKTIKDDLNRVKELGVEIISRMEKSNLIFSDLMFDLWKKIINLVGEEFSPEIVGIACQDHGFIEGQSDRITRFSYFRERLKETQDPYEFFFLRKTGFFSRFDSVIEQLKMKGLKGFVMDSKIASICGILSYAEEMGIDEFIGLDIGNGHTLGVSMKEGKIRGLFEHHTRYLTKEKLKGLVKRLSEGTLTFEEVFNDNGHGAVVLGKINPQKIFIAGPNRKLFKEFGEYAYPGGDVMITGCIGLYEVAKRLMNLC
- a CDS encoding bifunctional oligoribonuclease/PAP phosphatase NrnA; translated protein: MRLSREEMAKLLRSLEGKILITTHKNPDGDAIGSSLAWYNFLKRLGKNVKIIYKDSPPFNFDFLPGIEEINVIDEIKEEFDWVIITDVSDFKRTGFDVIPSKKSIVIDHHITAEDFADYSIVEPEISSTCELSYEIMKLMDFSLIEYPVALPLYTGIFTDTGGFSYSNTSPRTHVIAAELIKKGIDPYFITKNLFERNRLSRFKLLKLVLETLEFAAGGKVAHITLFKNFLKEACAVLEESEGFINYPRSIMGVEVAIFFKEMEENLWKVSMRSKGRVDVAQIAKEMGGGGHKMAAGFEFRGSLEEVKEKLFEKIEKSLA
- the rbfA gene encoding 30S ribosome-binding factor RbfA, whose protein sequence is MRERRRERLRSLLIRELSEIIRTEIDLPENLFITVHDVHISKDGSKATVFISSLKREDAALAVETLNKATGFIHHLLGKRLKIRVVPRPEFVVAPEVFL
- a CDS encoding TldD/PmbA family protein, with the protein product MVEFMEKAAGILKKQDVDNFDIYAVESWGSSIEVKRGEVERIKIPVKSGIAIRAVVDGRLGFAYTTDISDEGIRIAIECARENAKFSSQDEYVFSMPSNNSLDFPLYDENFHSIPTNKKVELALELESNVYSFDSRIKRVRKAAYRDSISNVYYLNSNGQSFSYTTSNFFLSVLLAAEENGESQMGWDFDVKRYFSDLDADLVAKRACESALQLLGAKPLETKKLTVIFKNTVFAEIIEALSPVFLGNNVLRKKSLFAEKLGMEVSSHVLNLYDDPTLKDGMGTIPFDDEGVATKRKAIIERGVLKNFLLDTYSAKKLGLKPTGNGMRSSLASLPQAEITNLVVEKGALGLEELIKTPEEVLLITDAMGIHTINPISGEFSIGISGIYFKDGKLVQPVTGMTVAGNIKELLSGITEVGRDQRWIGNVCSPSVMVKSLTVSGE
- the thyX gene encoding FAD-dependent thymidylate synthase; this translates as MKVLLVSKNLPPLKDEKAFLRHSYFTFLIEGISRACSHQLVRHRPASYSQQSQRYVAMKNFPYVVPDSIKGKKEEDKYHKLMETIGSFYEELVSKEIPREDARFVLPNACTTRILFTMNGEELVHFLRLRTCNRAQWEIRKMAILMLKILRKEVPSVFNKVGPNCYFLGYCTEGKKSCGKQLEVKRYFSSSL
- the purQ gene encoding phosphoribosylformylglycinamidine synthase subunit PurQ; the protein is MKFGIPVYPGSNCEKDVGWVIEKVLGFDVKYLWHKERDLTGVDCVIVPGGFSYGDYLRAGAMAKLSPITESICEFAEKGGLVMGICNGFQILLESGLLTGAMLPNKTLSFICEFVYLRVENNNIPFTKLYDKGEVIRIPIAHAEGNYTCDEETLKELEANGQVVLRYCSENGEVNEKFNPNGSLNNIAGICNKRGNVFGLMPHPERSSEEILGSVDGFRMFKSIVESVLKA
- the purS gene encoding phosphoribosylformylglycinamidine synthase subunit PurS, whose protein sequence is MANYFVKVFITYRAGVLDPQGVAVEKAAHSLGFTKVKDVKVGKYVTMTIEADSVDEVKQELAEMAKKFLVNPVIEEYTFEIEEVK
- a CDS encoding CPBP family intramembrane glutamic endopeptidase is translated as MQCKETCPLIKLYFVTIISMAISVRFFKVYTSFVAFFLMVIVPIVFFKKDLKSIGYRNFTKGFFWGVVSLLVLSPLVFICSAISKNIYLGEVVNSFIAYLPMVIAEETFFRGYFYSQIENETLIGPISKVNLISSFLFTSACVWIYYDPAKFLAFFPSLAMGYLYEKSSSILAPIIFHLGINFIYTLFPC